The genomic stretch CGACCCCCGGCTCGTCACCGGACGGATGCGCTGATCTGCCCGCCCATCGAGAGCACGACGAACATGCCGTTGCCGTCCACGCCGGCGTCGTGCTGGTTCGCCTCCAGCCGGGCGTAGACCTCACCCCGGTAGACGATCTGAGCGCGGTAGTGGCCGAGCCCGACCCGTGTGACCACGGCGGTCGAGCCGTCGGGGAGCCGGAAGCTGCCGGGGCCCTGGTGGGTACCACCGGTCCAGGAGTGCACCTTCCCGTCGAGGGTGAGCACGACGTACATGCCGTTGCCGTCCACGCCCGCGTCGTGCTGGTTCGCCTCCAGCCGGGCGTAGACCTCACCCCGGTAGACGATCTCCATGCGGTAGTGATGGGCTCCGAGCTTGTAGATCTTGCCCGTGCTGCCGTCCACCAGCTTCACGGTGCGCCAGGGCGACGCCGCCGCGGGTGCGACCGTCGCCGTGGCCCCCGCCCGTTGCGCGGCCGGTGTCGCGGCGACGGCGCTCGCGGCGGGCGCTACCAGAACGGCCGTCAGAATCGTTCCTGCCACGGCACGGAGCGTGGCGCGGCGGGGCGCCCTCCACATCGACATGCGGGTCTCCTCAACTGAAGAATGGGTGAAGAATCGGCGTCTTGCCTGATCGAACCTATTGATCGCTTTCGGCGGATTCACCCGTTCCCTGTCACAGCGGCGCTACAAGCACGGCCGGACTGTCACGGCCTTGTGCCCCTACCGCGGTTCCGTCACCGCAGTTCCGCCCGGAACCCCACCGGCGTCTGCCCGGTGTGCAGTTGGAAGAACTTCGAGAAGTTCGCCGCGTCGGGGAAGCCGACGGCCACGCCCACGCGGCCGATCGGCATGTCCGTGTGGGCGAGGAGGCGCTTGGCCTCCAGGACGACGCGTTTGTCGATGAATCCCTTGGGGGTCTCACCGGTGGCGGCGCGGACGGCGCGGACGAGGGTGCGGCGGGAGTAGCCGAGGGCGTCGGCGTAGGCGCTGACGCTGTGGTTGGTGGCGAAGCCGTGCTCGACGGCGTCCCGGAAGCGGGTGAAGGTGCTGTCCGTCTGCTGCCGGGTGGCTTCCGCGGAGCTGGCCGCGAGGTGGGCGAGGCGCAGCAGGAACGCGGTCAGGGTGTGGCGGAGGACGGCGGTGTGCAGACTGAGCGGGAGCGTGGCGGTGTCCTCGTACTCACGGCGCAGCTGGTCGAGGGCCGCCTGGAGGGCGGCGAGCCGGGGCGGGTCGGGATGCAGCAGGGGCGGGAGGTCGTAGCGGTACAGGCCGGTTGCCTCGACGGTGGCACGCGGCAGAAAGCCGGGCTGCATGGTCAGGACGGTTCCGCGGTACTCGCTCGTCCGGGAGAACCGGTGGACCTGTCCGGGGCGGATCCACAGCAGGTCGCCGGGGCCGGCCTCGTACTCGGCGAAGTCGATCATGTGGCGTACGGGGTCGCCGGTGAAGAGCATGACGACGTGGAAGTCGATGCGGTGGACGCGATGCAGTGGGGCGTCGGCGTGCCAGGTGCGGTCGGTTCCCATGGGGCCGATCTGTATGCCGACGCCGCCGACGGACAGTTCGGCCGGGAAGGGGAAGGTTCTGATGCCCTCGCCGCCCGCGCCGGATCCCTCAGCTTGAGGTGTTGTGCCTGCCATGTCCTTTTCGTGCCGTCCCATCGCCCGATCACTGTCCCAGATTCACCACAGGCTGACACACCCCGACCTTTCTTCGAAAAAGTCAGACTTTTAAGTTTGAACGCGTCAGGTCAGCACACCCGCACTGAACGAGGACTTCTTGAAGATGACCGCGCAGACATCCGATGGCTTCGAGTGGACCGACCTCGACCGGCGTGCCGTGGACACAGCCCGCCTGCTGGCGGCCGACGCGGTGCAGAAGGTGGGCAACGGCCACCCGGGCACGGCGATGAGCCTGGCGCCTGCCGCGTACACGATCTTTCAGAAGGTGATGCGTCATGACCCGGCCGACCCGGAGTGGGCCGGTCGCGACCGCTTCGTCCTCTCCCCCGGGCACACCTCGCTGACCCTGTACACCCAGCTGTTCCTCTCCGGCTACGAGCTGGAGCTGGACGACCTGAAGGCGTTCCGTACGCAGGGTTCGAAGACCCCCGGCCACCCGGAGTACGGCCACACCGCCGGCGTCGAGACCACCACCGGCCCGCTCGGCCAGGGTGTCGCCAACGCGGTGGGCATGGCGATGGCCGCCCGCTACGAGCGCGGCCTGTTCGACCCCGAGGCCCCCGAGGGCACCTCTCCCTTCGACCACACCATCTGGGCGATCGTCTCCGACGGCGACCTGGAGGAGGGCGTCTCCGCCGAGGCCTCCTCCCTGGCCGGCCACCAGAAGCTCGGCAACCTGGTCTTCCTCTACGACGACAACCACATCTCCATCGAGGGCGACACCGCGACCGCGTTCTCCGAGGACGTGCTGAAGCGGTACGAGGCCTACGGCTGGCACACCCAGCGCATCGAGCCCACCGCCGACGGCGACGTCGACGTACCCGCCCTGTACGCGGCGCTGACGGCCGCGCAGGCCGAAACCGAGCGGCCCTCGATCATCGCGATGCGCACGATCATCGCCTGGCCCGCCCCGAACGCACAGAACACCGAGGCGTCCCACGGCTCCGCGCTCGGCGCGGACGAGATCGCCGCCACCAAGCGCGTCCTCGGCTTCGAGCCGGAGGAGTCCTTCCAGGTCGAGGACGAGGTCCTGAAGCACAGCCGGCGGGCCCTGGACCGGGGCGCCGAGGCGCACGCGGCCTGGGACAAGCGGATCGCCGAGTGGCGCACCGCGCAGCCGGAGCGCGCCGAGCTCTTCGAGCGCGTCAGCAAGGGCGAGCTGCCCGAGGGCTGGGAGGAGAAGGTCCCGGTCTTCGAGGAAGGCAAGTCGGTCGCGACCCGTGCCGCCTCCGGCAAGGTGCTTGAGGCCCTCGGCCCGGTCCTCCCCGAGCTGTGGGGCGGCTCCGCCGACCTCGCCGGCTCGAACAACACCACCATCGACAAGACCAGTTCCTTCCTGCCGAAGGGCAACCCGTTGCCCGAGGCCGACCCCTACGGCCGTACCGTGCACTTCGGCATCCGCGAGTTCTCCATGGCCGCGGAAATGAACGGCATCGCCCTGCACGGCAACACCCGGATCTACGGCGGCACCTTCCTCGTCTTCTCCGACTACATGCGCAACGCCGTCCGCATGTCGGCGCTGATGCAGCTGCCGGTGACCTACGTGTGGACGCACGACTCCATCGGCCTCGGCGAGGACGGCCCCACCCACCAGCCGGTCGAGCACCTGGCCTCCCTGCGCGCGATCCCGGGCCTGAACGTCGTCCGCCCGGCCGACGCCAACGAGACCGCGGTGGCCTGGGCCGAGATCCTGAAGAGGCACGCCGTGAACCCCGCCCCGCACGGGCTCGCGCTCACCCGCCAGGGCGTGCCGGTGTACGCGCCGAACGAGGACGCGGCCAAGGGCGGCTATGTGCTGCGCGAGTCCTCGACCGAGGTCCCGGAGGTGATCATCATCGCGACGGGCTCCGAGGTGCAGCTGGCCGTGGCCGCGCGTGAGCAGCTGGAGGCCGAGGGGATCGGCACGCGCGTGGTGTCGATGCCGTCCGTGGAGTGGTTCGAGGAGCAGCCCCGTGAGTACCGCGAGCGGGTGCTGCCGCCGGCCGTGAGGGCCCGGGTCGCCGTCGAGGCCGGGATCGGTCTGACCTGGTACCGGTACGTCGGCGACGCCGGCCGCGTCGTCTCCCTCGAACACTTCGGCGCCTCCGCGGACGCGGGGACCCTCTTCGCCGAGTTCGGCTTCACCTCCGAGAACGTCGCCGCGGCGGCCCGCGAATCGCTCGCCGCCGCGCGCGCCTGACACCGACACCCGCTACCTTCCCGAAGGAAAGATGATCACTGTGACCGAAGCAATCGCGACCCCGGGAGCCCTCAAGCGCCTCGCCGACGAGGGCGTGTCGATCTGGCTCGACGACCTGTCGCGGAAGCGGATCACCTCGGGCAGCCTCGCCGATCTGGTGGCGAGCGGCAGCGCCGTCGGTGTCACGACGAACCCGTCGATCTTCCAGGCCGCCATCGGCTCCGGCGAGGGCTACGAG from Streptomyces roseochromogenus subsp. oscitans DS 12.976 encodes the following:
- a CDS encoding helix-turn-helix domain-containing protein, producing the protein MAGTTPQAEGSGAGGEGIRTFPFPAELSVGGVGIQIGPMGTDRTWHADAPLHRVHRIDFHVVMLFTGDPVRHMIDFAEYEAGPGDLLWIRPGQVHRFSRTSEYRGTVLTMQPGFLPRATVEATGLYRYDLPPLLHPDPPRLAALQAALDQLRREYEDTATLPLSLHTAVLRHTLTAFLLRLAHLAASSAEATRQQTDSTFTRFRDAVEHGFATNHSVSAYADALGYSRRTLVRAVRAATGETPKGFIDKRVVLEAKRLLAHTDMPIGRVGVAVGFPDAANFSKFFQLHTGQTPVGFRAELR
- the tkt gene encoding transketolase; translated protein: MTAQTSDGFEWTDLDRRAVDTARLLAADAVQKVGNGHPGTAMSLAPAAYTIFQKVMRHDPADPEWAGRDRFVLSPGHTSLTLYTQLFLSGYELELDDLKAFRTQGSKTPGHPEYGHTAGVETTTGPLGQGVANAVGMAMAARYERGLFDPEAPEGTSPFDHTIWAIVSDGDLEEGVSAEASSLAGHQKLGNLVFLYDDNHISIEGDTATAFSEDVLKRYEAYGWHTQRIEPTADGDVDVPALYAALTAAQAETERPSIIAMRTIIAWPAPNAQNTEASHGSALGADEIAATKRVLGFEPEESFQVEDEVLKHSRRALDRGAEAHAAWDKRIAEWRTAQPERAELFERVSKGELPEGWEEKVPVFEEGKSVATRAASGKVLEALGPVLPELWGGSADLAGSNNTTIDKTSSFLPKGNPLPEADPYGRTVHFGIREFSMAAEMNGIALHGNTRIYGGTFLVFSDYMRNAVRMSALMQLPVTYVWTHDSIGLGEDGPTHQPVEHLASLRAIPGLNVVRPADANETAVAWAEILKRHAVNPAPHGLALTRQGVPVYAPNEDAAKGGYVLRESSTEVPEVIIIATGSEVQLAVAAREQLEAEGIGTRVVSMPSVEWFEEQPREYRERVLPPAVRARVAVEAGIGLTWYRYVGDAGRVVSLEHFGASADAGTLFAEFGFTSENVAAAARESLAAARA